Proteins encoded within one genomic window of Pristiophorus japonicus isolate sPriJap1 chromosome 11, sPriJap1.hap1, whole genome shotgun sequence:
- the LOC139275605 gene encoding uncharacterized protein: MVLKTLDKAGFKINPKKAQIGQATVRYLGHDISQGKKTLPTDRKTAIADMPRPTTVRAVRRVMGLFNYCRNFIPQFANMAEPIQRLMRGGKPGTERVEWGLEQEEAYGKLKAELLAAPVLKLPDMTKPLSREVSIAPS, from the coding sequence ataaatccaaaaaaggcACAGATCGGGCAAGCCACGGTTCGATATCTGGGACATGACATCAGTCAGGGAAAAAAGACCCTtccgacagaccgaaagacagccatcgctgatatgccccgaccaactacGGTGCGGGCAGTGCGACGGGTGATGGgcttgttcaactattgcaggaatttcattcctcaatttgcgaatatggccgaacccattcagcgactaatgaggggaggaaaaccaggaacagaACGGGTAGAGTGGGGATTGGAGCAAGAGGAAGCTTATGGGAAGTTAAAAGCCGAATTATTGGCAGCCCCGGTGCTGAAGCTACCTGACATGACGAAGCCGTTATCGAGGGAGGTTTCTATAGCGCCGTCATAA